The following are from one region of the Quadrisphaera setariae genome:
- a CDS encoding DUF948 domain-containing protein → MSVGDVAGLIAAIAFVVLVALLARPILKLGQVLDEARAAIKGVSDSTVPLIAEVTTTVGQANEQMEKIDTITTNAAQITTNASALTALFAATLGSPVVRVAAFTYGVRQAVNGRRAGRRAARQGA, encoded by the coding sequence TTGTCCGTCGGAGATGTCGCGGGGCTCATCGCGGCCATCGCGTTCGTCGTCCTGGTCGCCCTCCTGGCGCGGCCGATCCTCAAGCTGGGCCAGGTGCTCGACGAGGCCCGCGCCGCCATCAAGGGCGTGTCGGACTCCACCGTCCCGCTCATCGCCGAGGTGACCACCACGGTCGGCCAGGCGAACGAGCAGATGGAGAAGATCGACACGATCACCACCAACGCGGCGCAGATCACCACCAACGCCTCGGCGCTGACGGCCCTGTTCGCCGCCACCCTCGGGTCTCCTGTGGTCCGGGTGGCCGCCTTCACCTACGGCGTGCGCCAGGCCGTGAACGGCCGCCGCGCCGGGCGCCGCGCCGCCCGCCAGGGGGCCTGA
- the alaS gene encoding alanine--tRNA ligase encodes METAEIRRRWLDFFEARGHTVVPSASLISPDPSLLFTVAGMVPFIPYLTGQQTPPYPRATSVQKCVRTLDIDEVGKTTRHGTFFQMNGNFSFGDYFKEGAISYAWELVTSPQSQGGYGFDPDSLWATVYTDDDEAHHLWQTVAGLPPERIQRLGMEDNYWSTGQPGPAGPCSEIYVDRGPAYGPDGGPANDPAGDRYLEIWNLVFMQFQRGEGQGKDFPILHELPKKNIDTGMGLERTALLLQGVDNMYEIDQVAPVLRHAAELAGVRYGADRDADVRLRVVADHVRASLMLMGDGVTPGNEGGGYVLRRLVRRAVRAMRLLGVDAPTLPELLPVSLEAMAPAYPELREGFGRISAVAYAEEEAFRRTLVSGTTILDTAVAAAKKASAASGGGSAPVLSGERAFELHDTFGFPIDLTLEMAAEQGVSVDADGFRRLMTEQRTRAREDARAKRAGRTDTAGYRQVADELGRDVDFLGYEVLSAEGRVVGLLRDGVSVPVALAGDDVELVLDRTPFYAESGGQLADRGRLTVTGPTGVRAVVDVTDVQRPIPGLNVHHATVVSGEVAVGDPVEAIVDAGRRLAVARAHTATHLVHQGLRDSLGPDGTRQAGSENAPGRLRFDYTALSAPSASQLADVEAEVNTFLADDLPVTTTVTDPESARRAGALAFFGDKYGDRVRMVGIGEWSKELCGGTHVERTGQLGVVALLGEQSIGSGTRRVEALVGPDAHAHLARESALVSQLTGLLKVRSEELPDRIATLLDQLKEADRTIAAARAKEVLAAAGALAAGAEVVGGQGAAGSAGGVRVVATSAGEVASADDLRTLALDVRGRLGESASVVAVGGVAKGRPVVVIATSPAARAAGLKAGALVRVAATALGGGGGGKDDVAQGGGTDAEALPAALDAVRAAVASAVGS; translated from the coding sequence GTGGAGACCGCCGAGATCCGCCGGCGCTGGCTCGACTTCTTCGAGGCCCGCGGCCACACCGTCGTGCCGAGCGCCTCGCTGATCAGCCCCGACCCCAGCCTGCTGTTCACCGTGGCCGGCATGGTGCCGTTCATCCCGTACCTCACGGGCCAGCAGACCCCGCCGTACCCGCGCGCCACCAGCGTGCAGAAGTGCGTGCGCACCCTCGACATCGACGAGGTGGGCAAGACCACCCGCCACGGCACGTTCTTCCAGATGAACGGCAATTTCTCCTTCGGCGACTACTTCAAGGAGGGGGCGATCTCCTACGCGTGGGAGCTCGTCACCAGCCCGCAGTCGCAGGGGGGCTACGGGTTCGACCCCGACAGCCTGTGGGCCACGGTCTACACCGACGACGACGAGGCGCACCACCTGTGGCAGACCGTCGCAGGCCTGCCGCCCGAGCGCATCCAGCGCCTGGGCATGGAGGACAACTACTGGTCCACCGGCCAGCCCGGCCCGGCCGGTCCGTGCTCGGAGATCTACGTCGACCGCGGCCCCGCGTACGGCCCCGACGGCGGTCCCGCGAACGACCCCGCGGGCGACCGGTACCTCGAGATCTGGAACCTCGTCTTCATGCAGTTCCAGCGCGGGGAGGGGCAGGGGAAGGACTTCCCCATCCTCCACGAGCTGCCCAAGAAGAACATCGACACCGGCATGGGGCTGGAGCGCACCGCGCTGCTGCTGCAGGGCGTCGACAACATGTACGAGATCGACCAGGTCGCCCCCGTGCTGCGGCACGCCGCGGAGCTGGCCGGGGTCCGCTACGGCGCCGACCGGGACGCCGACGTGCGCCTGCGCGTGGTGGCCGACCACGTCCGCGCCTCCCTGATGCTCATGGGCGACGGGGTCACCCCGGGCAACGAGGGCGGCGGCTACGTGCTGCGCCGCCTCGTGCGGCGTGCGGTGCGCGCGATGCGCCTGCTCGGCGTGGACGCCCCCACGCTGCCGGAGCTGCTGCCGGTCTCCCTGGAGGCCATGGCGCCGGCCTACCCGGAGCTGCGCGAGGGCTTCGGCCGCATCAGCGCGGTGGCCTACGCCGAGGAGGAGGCGTTCCGCCGCACCCTCGTGTCGGGCACCACCATCCTCGACACCGCGGTCGCCGCGGCCAAGAAGGCCAGCGCGGCCTCCGGCGGGGGCAGCGCTCCTGTGCTGTCGGGCGAGCGCGCCTTCGAGCTGCACGACACCTTCGGCTTCCCCATCGACCTCACCCTGGAGATGGCCGCCGAGCAGGGCGTCTCGGTGGACGCCGACGGCTTCCGCCGCCTCATGACCGAGCAGCGCACCCGCGCCCGCGAGGACGCGCGCGCCAAGCGCGCCGGCCGCACGGACACCGCCGGGTACCGCCAGGTCGCCGACGAGCTCGGCCGCGACGTCGACTTCCTCGGCTACGAGGTCCTGTCCGCCGAGGGTCGGGTGGTCGGGCTGCTGCGCGACGGCGTCAGCGTGCCGGTGGCGCTGGCGGGCGACGACGTCGAGCTGGTCCTCGACAGGACCCCCTTCTACGCCGAGAGCGGTGGCCAGCTGGCCGACCGCGGGCGCCTGACCGTGACCGGCCCGACGGGCGTGCGGGCCGTCGTGGACGTCACGGACGTCCAGCGGCCGATCCCGGGGCTCAACGTCCACCACGCCACGGTGGTCTCCGGGGAGGTCGCCGTCGGAGACCCGGTGGAGGCCATCGTCGACGCCGGTCGCCGCCTGGCCGTGGCCCGGGCGCACACCGCCACGCACCTCGTGCACCAGGGCCTGCGCGACTCCCTCGGCCCGGACGGCACCCGCCAGGCCGGCTCCGAGAACGCCCCCGGCCGCCTGCGCTTCGACTACACGGCGCTGTCCGCGCCCTCCGCGTCCCAGCTGGCCGACGTCGAGGCGGAGGTCAACACCTTCCTCGCCGACGACCTGCCGGTCACCACCACCGTCACCGACCCGGAGTCCGCCCGTCGCGCCGGCGCGCTGGCCTTCTTCGGCGACAAGTACGGAGACCGCGTCCGCATGGTCGGCATCGGCGAGTGGTCGAAGGAGCTGTGCGGCGGCACCCACGTGGAGCGCACCGGTCAGCTCGGCGTCGTCGCGCTCCTGGGGGAGCAGTCCATCGGCTCCGGCACCCGCCGCGTGGAGGCCCTCGTCGGTCCTGACGCGCACGCCCACCTGGCGCGGGAGTCAGCGCTGGTCAGCCAGCTGACGGGCCTGCTGAAGGTGCGCTCCGAGGAGCTGCCCGACCGCATCGCCACCCTGCTCGACCAGCTCAAGGAGGCCGATCGGACCATCGCCGCGGCCCGCGCCAAGGAGGTGCTCGCCGCTGCCGGTGCGCTCGCCGCGGGTGCCGAGGTGGTCGGTGGGCAGGGAGCCGCGGGCAGTGCCGGTGGCGTGCGCGTGGTGGCCACCAGCGCCGGTGAGGTCGCCTCCGCCGACGACCTGCGCACCCTCGCGCTCGACGTCCGCGGCCGCCTCGGCGAGTCCGCGTCCGTCGTCGCCGTCGGGGGTGTCGCCAAGGGGCGGCCCGTCGTCGTCATCGCCACCAGTCCCGCGGCCCGGGCGGCCGGCCTGAAGGCCGGTGCGCTCGTGCGCGTGGCCGCCACGGCCCTCGGTGGGGGCGGCGGTGGCAAGGACGACGTCGCCCAGGGCGGCGGCACCGACGCCGAGGCGCTGCCCGCGGCCCTCGACGCCGTGCGCGCCGCAGTGGCGTCCGCGGTCGGGTCCTGA
- the ruvX gene encoding Holliday junction resolvase RuvX, producing the protein MRRGVRLGVDVGSVRVGLAASDPSGFIASPVETLKRDRTQGSDLQRIALEITQREAVEVVVGLPVSLSGREGPAAAAVRDYAADLAGRVAPVPVRLVDERLSTVSAHQALTASGRSGRRHREVVDQVAAVLILQTALDAERATGRPPGSTVDPGPTPG; encoded by the coding sequence GTGAGGCGCGGGGTCCGGCTCGGCGTGGACGTCGGGTCGGTCCGCGTCGGACTCGCCGCGAGCGACCCGAGCGGCTTCATCGCCTCTCCCGTCGAGACCCTCAAGCGGGACCGCACGCAAGGCTCTGACCTGCAACGCATCGCGCTGGAGATCACCCAGAGGGAGGCCGTCGAGGTCGTCGTGGGGCTGCCCGTCTCGCTCTCCGGGCGCGAAGGGCCAGCAGCGGCCGCCGTGCGTGACTACGCTGCTGATCTGGCAGGCAGGGTCGCGCCGGTGCCGGTGCGGCTCGTGGACGAGCGGTTGAGCACGGTCAGCGCCCACCAGGCGCTGACAGCCTCCGGGCGGTCCGGCCGTCGCCACCGAGAGGTGGTCGACCAGGTCGCGGCGGTGCTCATCCTGCAGACGGCCCTGGACGCGGAGCGCGCCACGGGTCGGCCGCCGGGGTCGACCGTCGACCCCGGGCCCACCCCGGGCTGA
- the mltG gene encoding endolytic transglycosylase MltG — MAGLSLEDLPGTPESRSSSGDGAGGGSRSSKRQAERGDREKRRKRRRTVTLVVLAVCAVLFGASAVLVGGQVKELVASVTDSGDYSGNGTGAVTVQIPEGASGRTIGSVLAKAGVVKTPGAFVSAAAEDPKAAGIQPGTYELKKEMSGASALALLLDPSSRSSFKVQVPEGYTAAQIYQRLSEATGQPVSDYEAAAKDPQLGLPSDAGGAVEGYLFPATYTFDPGTTALQQLQEMVQRTEKAMDDVGFPADPAERHRLMTEASLVQKEGANAEDMAKVARVIENRVAAGQPLQFDTTVNYATGKTGLTTTPEDRQNPSPYNTYLHPGLPPGPIASPGEDAMRAALNPTPGDWLYFVVVDPTTGETKFAATYAEHQQNVAEFQAWLRANPQPQG, encoded by the coding sequence ATGGCTGGCTTGTCGCTGGAGGACCTGCCGGGGACCCCGGAGTCCCGCTCGTCCTCCGGGGACGGAGCGGGCGGAGGATCGCGCTCGTCGAAGCGCCAGGCGGAGCGGGGTGACCGCGAGAAGCGCCGCAAGCGCCGCCGCACCGTCACCCTCGTGGTGCTGGCGGTCTGCGCGGTCCTCTTCGGCGCCTCGGCGGTGCTCGTCGGCGGCCAGGTCAAGGAGCTGGTGGCGAGCGTCACCGACAGCGGCGACTACTCCGGGAACGGCACCGGCGCCGTGACCGTGCAGATCCCCGAGGGGGCGTCCGGCCGCACCATCGGCTCGGTGCTCGCCAAGGCGGGCGTGGTGAAGACCCCTGGCGCCTTCGTCTCCGCGGCCGCCGAGGACCCGAAGGCCGCGGGCATCCAGCCCGGCACGTACGAGCTGAAGAAGGAGATGTCGGGAGCGTCGGCGCTGGCGCTCCTGCTCGACCCCTCCTCGCGCAGCTCCTTCAAGGTGCAGGTGCCGGAGGGCTACACCGCGGCGCAGATCTACCAGCGGCTGTCGGAGGCGACGGGGCAGCCCGTCAGCGACTACGAGGCCGCCGCGAAGGACCCGCAGCTCGGCCTGCCCTCGGACGCCGGCGGCGCTGTGGAGGGCTACCTCTTCCCGGCCACCTACACGTTCGACCCTGGCACCACCGCCCTCCAGCAGCTGCAGGAGATGGTGCAGCGCACCGAGAAGGCCATGGACGACGTCGGGTTCCCCGCCGACCCCGCCGAGCGCCACCGCCTCATGACCGAGGCGAGCCTGGTGCAGAAGGAGGGCGCGAACGCGGAGGACATGGCCAAGGTCGCGCGGGTGATCGAGAACCGCGTCGCCGCGGGCCAGCCGCTGCAGTTCGACACCACCGTCAACTACGCCACCGGCAAGACCGGGCTGACGACCACCCCCGAGGACCGCCAGAACCCCTCGCCGTACAACACCTACCTGCACCCCGGTCTGCCGCCGGGCCCGATCGCCTCACCCGGTGAGGACGCCATGCGCGCCGCGCTGAACCCCACCCCGGGTGACTGGCTGTACTTCGTGGTGGTCGACCCGACCACCGGGGAGACCAAGTTCGCGGCCACCTACGCCGAGCACCAGCAGAACGTGGCCGAGTTCCAGGCGTGGCTGCGCGCGAACCCGCAGCCGCAGGGATGA
- a CDS encoding shikimate dehydrogenase: MRAAVWGSPISHSLSPALHRAAYAALGLDWHYDLAEVDVAGLPAAVARLDEHWAGASLTMPLKAAVLDLVAEASPLALAVGAVNTLVPVPGRPGAWRGENTDVHGVVAALADAGTTTARTAAVLGGGATAASALAALAQLGAAEPVVHVRSPERAAGLVEVGERLGVRVRLQRWGRPEELAGELAEVDVVVSTAPPGAADEAAAALGRAGAAPAGALLDVVYAPWPTDLATAWTAAGGRASGGLDMLVHQAAAQVELMTGCPAPLEVMQAAGGAAMAERLLLR, from the coding sequence ATGAGGGCCGCGGTGTGGGGCTCCCCGATCAGCCACTCGCTGTCCCCGGCGCTGCACCGGGCGGCCTACGCAGCCCTGGGGCTGGACTGGCACTACGACCTGGCCGAGGTCGACGTCGCCGGGCTCCCGGCCGCCGTCGCCCGCCTGGACGAGCACTGGGCGGGCGCCTCGCTGACGATGCCCCTCAAGGCCGCCGTGCTCGACCTGGTGGCCGAGGCATCACCGCTGGCGCTGGCGGTCGGCGCGGTGAACACCCTGGTGCCGGTCCCGGGACGTCCGGGGGCCTGGCGCGGGGAGAACACCGACGTCCACGGCGTCGTGGCGGCCCTCGCCGACGCTGGCACCACCACCGCGCGCACTGCGGCGGTGCTGGGCGGCGGCGCCACGGCGGCCTCCGCGCTGGCGGCGCTGGCCCAGCTGGGGGCGGCCGAGCCCGTGGTGCACGTGCGGTCACCCGAGCGGGCCGCCGGGCTCGTGGAGGTGGGCGAGCGGCTGGGCGTCCGCGTGCGGCTCCAGCGGTGGGGCCGGCCCGAGGAGCTCGCCGGCGAGCTGGCGGAGGTCGACGTCGTCGTCTCCACCGCACCGCCGGGCGCCGCCGACGAGGCCGCCGCTGCGCTGGGGCGGGCCGGGGCGGCGCCCGCCGGCGCCCTGCTCGACGTCGTGTACGCCCCCTGGCCGACCGACCTGGCCACGGCGTGGACGGCCGCCGGCGGTCGCGCGAGCGGCGGGCTGGACATGCTCGTGCACCAGGCCGCGGCCCAGGTGGAGCTCATGACGGGCTGCCCCGCGCCGCTGGAGGTCATGCAGGCCGCGGGTGGGGCTGCCATGGCCGAGCGGCTCCTGCTGCGCTGA
- a CDS encoding GspE/PulE family protein has translation MLDGQLHGRLQGRAPGGTPEEPVSGSGGAQDGGAHVDRRRVPRGREVPLLDLAITPVDPAAVLRLPAALCRRHAVLPISSAGGRLLVAMADPGDVVALDDVRALAGADVQVARAPRAELLTAIDKHCRNDAELDLLTSQIDTQLSDARSTTDPLLPDGELVSDSPVVRFVDSVVSQAVADRASDVHIDPGEDQTRVRYRIDGVLHDVLQVSASVHASLVSRLKVMAELDIAERRVPQDGRLTVVAGGREVGLRVATLPTVWGEKLVLRVLDDSAVRLDLGQLAFSVENQRLYAAATARPYGMVLVTGPTGSGKSTTLYATLNSVSRPEVNVITVEDPVEYRLAGLNQVQINPKAGLTFARALRSILRSDPDVVLLGEVRDAETARIAVEASLTGHLVLSTLHTNDAPSAVTRLVEMGVEPYLVGSALVCVVAQRLARRLCDRCKEPYRADGDEVWGAGLPWPHLPVGEPVVLHRPVGCTACARTGYRGRLALHEVMTVDEEVERLAVARASSGDIARAARERGMVPLLQDGLAKVLAGHTTVQEVLRVAA, from the coding sequence GTGCTGGACGGACAGCTGCACGGCCGGCTGCAGGGCCGGGCTCCGGGCGGGACGCCGGAGGAGCCTGTCAGCGGCTCGGGCGGTGCGCAGGACGGCGGCGCGCACGTGGACCGGCGCCGGGTCCCGCGCGGCCGGGAGGTCCCCCTGCTCGACCTGGCGATCACGCCGGTCGACCCTGCCGCGGTGCTGCGCCTGCCCGCCGCCCTGTGCCGCCGCCACGCGGTCCTGCCGATCTCGTCGGCCGGCGGCCGGCTGCTGGTGGCGATGGCCGACCCGGGCGACGTCGTCGCCCTCGACGACGTCCGCGCCCTCGCGGGCGCCGACGTCCAGGTGGCTCGAGCGCCGCGCGCGGAGCTGCTCACGGCCATCGACAAGCACTGCCGCAACGACGCCGAGCTCGACCTGCTCACCAGCCAGATCGACACCCAGCTCTCGGACGCGAGGTCGACCACCGACCCGCTGCTGCCCGACGGGGAGCTGGTCAGCGACTCGCCCGTCGTGCGGTTCGTGGACTCGGTGGTCTCGCAGGCCGTGGCCGACCGCGCGAGCGACGTCCACATCGACCCCGGCGAGGACCAGACGCGCGTGCGCTACCGGATCGACGGTGTGCTGCACGACGTCCTCCAGGTGTCCGCCAGCGTGCACGCCAGCCTCGTCTCGCGCCTCAAGGTCATGGCCGAGCTCGACATCGCGGAGCGCCGCGTGCCCCAGGACGGACGCCTCACCGTGGTGGCCGGGGGCCGCGAGGTGGGCCTGCGCGTGGCCACCCTGCCCACGGTCTGGGGCGAGAAGCTCGTGCTGCGGGTGCTGGACGACTCCGCCGTGCGCCTCGACCTCGGGCAGCTGGCCTTCAGCGTCGAGAACCAGCGCCTCTACGCGGCCGCCACCGCCCGGCCGTACGGGATGGTGCTGGTCACCGGTCCCACGGGCTCGGGGAAGTCGACCACCCTGTACGCCACCCTCAACTCGGTCAGCCGACCCGAGGTCAACGTCATCACCGTCGAGGACCCCGTCGAGTACCGCCTGGCCGGGCTCAACCAGGTGCAGATCAACCCCAAGGCGGGCCTGACGTTCGCCCGCGCGCTGCGATCGATCCTGCGCTCCGACCCCGACGTCGTCCTCCTGGGGGAGGTCCGGGACGCCGAGACCGCGCGGATCGCCGTCGAGGCCTCGCTCACCGGACACCTCGTGCTGTCGACGCTGCACACCAACGACGCCCCCTCGGCGGTGACCCGCCTCGTGGAGATGGGGGTGGAGCCGTACCTCGTCGGGTCCGCCCTGGTCTGCGTGGTGGCCCAGCGCCTGGCGCGCCGGCTGTGCGACAGGTGCAAGGAGCCCTACCGCGCCGACGGCGACGAGGTCTGGGGCGCCGGCCTGCCGTGGCCGCACCTGCCGGTGGGGGAGCCGGTGGTGCTGCACCGCCCCGTCGGGTGCACCGCGTGCGCGCGCACGGGCTACCGCGGGCGCCTCGCGCTCCACGAGGTCATGACGGTGGACGAGGAGGTCGAGCGCCTCGCCGTCGCCCGCGCGTCCAGCGGCGACATCGCCCGCGCGGCCCGCGAGCGCGGCATGGTGCCGCTCCTGCAGGACGGGCTGGCCAAGGTGCTCGCCGGTCACACGACGGTCCAGGAGGTGCTCCGTGTCGCTGCGTGA